A genomic stretch from Salmo trutta unplaced genomic scaffold, fSalTru1.1, whole genome shotgun sequence includes:
- the LOC115181226 gene encoding carbohydrate sulfotransferase 3 has protein sequence MRMKYTISLVFIVALVIIEKENNIISRVSDKLTPKQTPQTPLQPSNSAPASALGLLKLNGSSFTTLSKLDPVFTIMKRRLENYTEQRSEVIGSAGNRKHILLLATTRTGSSFVGEFFNQQGDNMFYLFEPLWHVERSLTLESGGTNATAAARAYREVLQGLFLCDFTPLESFIDPLPVDHVTSALFRRESSSSLCEESVCSPFVKKVFERYHCRTRKCGPLNLTMASESCQQKEHRAIKSVRVRQLETLRPLAEDPRLDIKFIQLVRDPRAVLASRMVAFSAKYNNWKKWAVDGDVPIDDDEVRKLKGNCDNIRMSAEVGLRQPSWLRRRYMLVRYEDIARFPMRKAAEMYKFTGIPFTPQVKDWVLKNTQASNEASGVYSTQKNSSEQVEKWRFSIPYKLAQVVQRVCGPTMKLFGYRFVNSEAMLTDKSISLIEEKIFIQNFS, from the exons ATGAGGATGAAATACACAATCTCCCTTGTCTTCATTGTGGCACTGGTCATCATTGAGAAGGAAAACAACATTATCTCACG GGTTTCAGACAAGCTCACCCCAAAGCAGACGCCCCAGACCCCCCTCCAGCCCAGTAACTctgccccagcctcagccctggGTCTCCTGAAGTTGAATGGCTCCTCCTTCACTACCCTGAGCAAACTGGACCCTGTCTTCACCATCATGAAGAGACGCCTGGAGAACTACACCGAGCAGAG GTCAGAGGTCATAGGGTCAGCAGGAAACAGAAAGCACATCCTCCTATTGGCCACTACACGGACAGGCTCCTCCTTCGTGGGCGAGTTCTTCAACCAGCAGGGAGACAACATGTTCTACCTGTTCGAGCCGCTGTGGCACGTCGAGAGGTCGCTGACGTTAGAGAGTGGCGGGACCAACGCCACAGCCGCCGCCCGGGCCTACCGGGAAGTCCTCCAGGGGCTCTTCCTGTGTGACTTCACCCCTCTGGAGAGCTTTATTGACCCACTTCCTGTAGACCACGTTACCTCAGCCCTGTTCAGGAGAGAATCTAGCAGCTCTCTCTGTGAGGAGTCCGTCTGTAGCCCGTTCGTTAAGAAAGTCTTTGAACGCTACCATTGCCGGACCAGGAAGTGTGGTCCCCTCAACCTGACCATGGCGTCCGAGTCATGCCAGCAGAAGGAGCACAGGGCCATTAAATCCGTCCGGGTGCGTCAGCTGGAGACCCTGAGACCCCTCGCTGAGGACCCTCGTCTGGATATCAAGTTCATCCAGCTGGTGAGGGACCCCAGGGCGGTTCTGGCCTCCCGCATGGTGGCCTTCTCCGCCAAGTACAACAACTGGAAGAAGTGGGCCGTGGACGGAGACGTGCCCATCGACGACGACGAGGTGAGGAAGCTGAAAGGGAACTGCGACAATATCAGGATGTCTGCGGAGGTTGGCCTGAGGCAGCCGTCGTGGCTGAGGCGGAGGTACATGCTAGTACGGTACGAGGATATCGCTAGATTCCCTATGAGGAAGGCAGCGGAGATGTACAAGTTTACCGGGATCCCGTTCACTCCTCAGGTGAAAGACTGGGTGTTAAAAAACACCCAGGCTTCCAATGAGGCTAGTGGAGTGTATTCAACACAGAAGAACTCCTCCGAGCAAGTAGAGAAATGGAGGTTCAGCATACCGTACAAACTAGCCCAGGTGGTGCAGAGGGTTTGTGGACCCACGATGAAACTGTTTGGCTACAGGTTTGTGAACAGTGAGGCCATGCTGACGGACAAGTCTATCAGTTTGATCGAAGAAAAGATTTTCATACAAAACTTTTCATAG